The Ahaetulla prasina isolate Xishuangbanna chromosome 4, ASM2864084v1, whole genome shotgun sequence genome has a window encoding:
- the VKORC1 gene encoding vitamin K epoxide reductase complex subunit 1, which yields MGNGLVSQGQAGRSSIGSSGQCPRLVADGRMTVPRWERAARVLLCAAGLALSIYAWHVETSKERDAAYRAMCDISADISCSRVFTSRWGRGFGLVADLLGPHSLFNQPNSIFGIIFYILQILLGFFHHNLAAIALLGSSFVSIAGSLYLAYILFYVLHDFCVICISTYILNFALLFINYKLLGYLNRPPPLKTKAKRH from the exons ATGGGAAACGGCCTAGTGTCCCAGGGCCAGGCTGGAAGAAGCAGCATTGGCTCCAGCGGTCAGTGTCCTCGCCTCGTGGCCGACGGCAGGATGACGGTGCCCAGGTGGGAGCGCGCAGCCCGGGTGCTGCTCTGCGCGGCGGGGCTGGCGCTCTCTATTTACGCGTGGCACGTGGAGACATCCAAGGAGCGCGACGCCGCCTACCGGGCTATGTGCGACATCAGCGCCGACATCAGCTGCTCCCGGGTCTTTACCTCCAG GTGGGGTCGTGGTTTTGGCTTGGTGGCAGACCTTCTGGGACCTCACAGCCTCTTCAATCAGCCAAACAGCATTTTTGggattattttctatattttgcaGATACTTCTGG GTTTCTTTCACCACAACCTGGCGGCCATCGCTCTTCTGGGCTCTTCGTTTGTCTCCATTGCTGGATCTCTCTACTTGGCCTACATCCTTTTTTATGTGCTCCACGACTTCTGTGTCATTTGCATCAGCACCTACATCCTCAACTTTGCCCTCCTGTTTATAAACTACAAACTCCTGGGCTACCTCAACCGTCCACCCCCACTGAAGACAAAAGCCAAGAGGCACTGA